In Pseudomonas lalkuanensis, the following are encoded in one genomic region:
- a CDS encoding putative bifunctional diguanylate cyclase/phosphodiesterase: MDWLGLRFGTELPADGQILLACSHNSWLVLLAFLVASVAGYCAFDMAERVAHAQLPETRRRWSWLGACCLGGGIWAMHFIAMLAFEAPIGIDYDIPTTTLSLVIVVAASLVGMYTLGRSRLAPRHYVAAALAVGLGIVLMHYCGMAAIRSAATQYYHPGMVAVSVVVAIAASLAAMLLSTFFREHGEGHQLLKIPASLAMGAAICSMHFTGMLALQLVVPPGTELQLERADNAVQLGSSLAVIVGMVLLFALGVAWADKKLQRKELDLQHVSNLLRELEQVKVKLQNVAHYDALTNLPNRRAFNEFFAEKLNVHAQFKQSLAVMFLDVDHFKRINDSLGHDAGDELLKVVAERVRSVLRRDDVIARLGGDEFCVLASLGNLTEAKSLSQRIMQRMKEPITLAGRNVTMTTSIGISLYPDDGETCEELLKHADLALYQAKSSGRNNLHFFSRHLKNKATFELQLEEELHLALSRDEGLFLNYQPILDLHSGQVTKLEALVRWQHPQLGLLSPDRFIGVAEANGFIADLDGWVLRQACRDLASLAALGFHDLRVAVNCSALNLSRDDLVEEVQRALTENGIRAQRLELEVTENALMSNVNQALHLLEGIRGLGVSISIDDFGTGYSSLAYLKRLPLDTLKIDRSFVMDIPGSHADMEIIQAIIGMAHTLHLQVVAEGVETREQLDFLRSHGCDYIQGYLLSRPQPLVVIEDFLRHSHGLGSSNVRPLRPIDSNPA; encoded by the coding sequence ATGGACTGGCTGGGGCTGCGATTCGGTACTGAACTTCCCGCGGACGGCCAGATTCTGCTGGCTTGCAGCCATAACAGCTGGCTGGTGCTGCTGGCCTTCCTGGTGGCTTCGGTAGCCGGCTACTGCGCCTTCGACATGGCCGAGAGAGTGGCCCATGCGCAACTGCCGGAGACCCGGCGACGCTGGAGCTGGCTCGGCGCCTGTTGCCTGGGCGGAGGAATCTGGGCGATGCACTTCATCGCCATGCTGGCCTTCGAGGCGCCGATCGGCATCGACTACGACATCCCCACCACCACCCTTTCCCTGGTGATCGTGGTTGCCGCCTCGCTGGTGGGCATGTACACCCTCGGGAGATCCCGACTCGCCCCCCGGCACTACGTGGCCGCGGCCCTCGCCGTCGGCCTCGGTATCGTCCTGATGCACTACTGCGGCATGGCCGCCATCCGCTCCGCGGCCACCCAGTACTACCACCCTGGCATGGTCGCGGTCTCGGTGGTCGTCGCCATCGCCGCCAGCCTGGCCGCCATGCTCCTTTCCACCTTTTTCCGCGAGCACGGCGAAGGTCATCAGCTGCTGAAGATTCCCGCCAGCCTGGCCATGGGCGCCGCCATCTGCAGCATGCATTTCACCGGCATGCTGGCCCTGCAACTGGTGGTGCCGCCCGGCACCGAACTGCAGCTCGAGCGCGCCGACAATGCCGTGCAACTGGGCTCCAGCCTGGCGGTGATCGTCGGCATGGTGCTGCTGTTCGCCCTGGGCGTGGCCTGGGCCGACAAGAAGCTGCAACGCAAGGAGCTTGACCTGCAGCACGTCAGCAACCTGCTGCGGGAGCTGGAACAGGTGAAGGTGAAGCTGCAGAACGTCGCCCACTACGACGCCCTGACCAACCTGCCCAATCGCCGTGCCTTCAATGAGTTCTTCGCAGAAAAGCTGAACGTCCACGCCCAGTTCAAGCAGTCGCTGGCGGTGATGTTCCTGGACGTGGACCACTTCAAGCGCATCAACGACAGCCTGGGCCACGATGCCGGTGACGAATTGCTCAAGGTGGTGGCTGAGCGGGTACGCAGCGTACTGCGCCGCGACGACGTGATTGCGCGCCTGGGAGGCGACGAATTCTGCGTGCTCGCCAGCCTGGGCAACCTGACCGAAGCCAAGTCCCTGTCCCAGCGCATCATGCAGCGCATGAAAGAGCCCATCACGCTGGCTGGGCGCAACGTCACCATGACCACCAGCATCGGCATCAGCCTCTACCCCGACGATGGCGAAACCTGCGAGGAGCTGCTCAAGCATGCCGACCTGGCGCTCTACCAGGCCAAGAGCAGCGGACGCAACAACCTGCATTTCTTCAGTCGCCACCTGAAGAACAAGGCCACCTTCGAACTGCAACTGGAAGAAGAACTTCACCTGGCGCTTTCCAGGGACGAAGGGCTGTTCCTCAACTACCAACCCATCCTCGACCTGCACAGCGGCCAGGTGACCAAACTGGAAGCCCTGGTGCGCTGGCAGCACCCGCAACTGGGGCTGCTGTCGCCGGATCGTTTCATCGGCGTCGCCGAGGCCAACGGATTCATCGCCGACCTGGACGGCTGGGTGCTGCGCCAGGCCTGCCGCGATCTGGCGAGCCTCGCCGCCCTGGGCTTCCACGACCTGCGCGTGGCGGTGAACTGCTCGGCGCTGAACCTCAGCCGTGACGACCTGGTGGAGGAAGTGCAACGCGCCCTGACGGAAAACGGCATCCGCGCGCAACGACTGGAGCTGGAAGTCACCGAGAACGCCCTGATGAGCAACGTCAACCAGGCCCTGCACCTGCTGGAAGGCATCCGCGGCCTGGGTGTGAGCATCTCCATCGACGACTTCGGTACCGGTTATTCCTCCCTGGCCTACCTCAAGCGCCTGCCCCTGGACACCCTGAAGATCGACCGGTCATTCGTCATGGACATTCCCGGCAGCCACGCCGACATGGAGATCATCCAGGCCATCATCGGCATGGCCCACACCCTGCACCTGCAGGTGGTGGCCGAAGGCGTGGAGACCCGCGAGCAGTTGGACTTCCTGCGCAGCCACGGTTGCGACTACATCCAGGGCTACCTGCTCAGCCGTCCCCAGCCGCTGGTGGTCATCGAGGATTTCCTGCGCCACTCCCACGGGCTGGGCAGCAGCAATGTGAGGCCGCTGAGGCCGATAGACTCGAATCCCGCCTAG